From the Salvelinus alpinus chromosome 32, SLU_Salpinus.1, whole genome shotgun sequence genome, one window contains:
- the LOC139562544 gene encoding neurofilament medium polypeptide-like has protein sequence MSHRMDYRSGSPHRAAQAEYCCYQPKLTGSPSASRTVGFESTTAYTNRGYVTTLKSEFGSVPRSSESLFDLSNTFTGVLTKMNEKELLHGLNDRFAGFIEKVRHLEHQNELFEREIEEIKQKAQSPASLAQEHEPELMDLRNLVHDITLQKRQIEIEHQNLEEDFLTLRDKYEQEARDRSDAENGILVLKKDANDAYLAKLQLDEKAQSLVDEIHFLKKNHEDEVSEMVAQIQEAQETVKAHDFGKPDITAALRDIRVQLEGHATSDFQQAEEGFRVQFAKLTKAAESNREALKATQQEIQENRRRLQGKTIELDCGKGMREALEKQLQELEERHYAEMIHYQDTIRQLENELTNAKLDMSGYLREYQDLLNVKMALDVEILSYRKLLEGEESRLYTISDTHISMPCIYRQSPVYTLPCLARQGGPTRRSEPQYKFVEEIITETTRDMEMSEIEETGSEETVGGEGDELRQKQGEESDKAERRSGEEVDEQKEKDRGKVDVEVDAPEEEGEQEEESKRQQMVTSAEVEVNGDGVSPSEGENGEEGEDEREEEKGGEPDVIKKTEDIDRGENTQSEVNSAEATSEGEKEKLDTTEKLDSEIKETLEKDDTPKHGKSQPEVPMNGDISTEPKTSESEDSKTGSSIKGEPQVPTEDISKEPKKVSEERKKESPLKEKKEVDLKEESAPTEQHQDSPKESPIKERKNVYLTEQSAPTLEQKPDQKEHRESDQPQEAESAVTTQEEDLPEPTEKDMESPDITAELKSSSTKETVEQVKSPDDSSVEMTQDEKTVGGKMPDRILSTTSECKEEPVQKTLKKEVGPTEPEMSSKDDSVKSVVQKEHNGSEKVTKDVSMGEEKRKESETSPKLDPTVTPKEETSPKPYPTVTPKEETSPKLDPTVTPKEETSPIPDQTVTPKEETSPKPYPTVTPKEETSPIPDQTVTPKEETSPKPYPTVTPKEETSPKPYPTVTPKEETTTKPDQTVTAKEETSPQQEPTVTPKEETSPKPDPTVAPKEETSPQQEPTVTPKEETSPKPDPTVTPKEETSPKPYPTVTPKEETSPIPDQTVTPKEETSPKPYPTVTPKEETSPKPYPTVTPKEETSPKPYPTVTPKEETTTKPDQTVTAKEETSPQQELTVTPKEETSPQQELTVTPKEETSPKPDPTVAPKEETSPKPDPTVTPKEETSPKPVPAVTPNVET, from the exons ATGAGCCACAGAATGGACTATCGCTCAGGTTCTCCGCATAGGGCAGCTCAAGCTGAGTATTGCTGCTATCAACCCAAACTGACCGGATCCCCCTCTGCGTCCAGGACCGTTGGCTTTGAGTCGACTACCGCATACACGAACAGAGGATATGTGACGACGCTGAAGAGCGAATTCGGATCCGTTCCGAGATCATCGGAGAGCCTTTTCGATTTATCAAACACATTTACCGGGGTGTTGACGAAAATGAATGAGAAAGAACTGCTCCATGGGCTGAACGACCGTTTTGCCGGATTCATAGAGAAGGTGCGTCATTTGGAGCATCAAAATGAATTGTTTGAGAGGGAAATCGAGGAAATCAAACAAAAGGCACAGTCCCCTGCGTCTCTGGCCCAGGAGCACGAGCCGGAGCTTATGGACCTGAGGAACCTAGTTCATGACATCACCCTTCAGAAGCGTCAGATCGAGATAGAGCATCAGAACCTGGAGGAAGATTTCCTCACCTTGAGAGACAAGTACGAGCAGGAGGCACGTGACCGCTCTGATGCAGAGAACGGCATCCTTGTGCTGAAAAAGGACGCCAACGATGCATACCTCGCCAAACTTCAGTTGGACGAGAAAGCGCAGTCTCTGGTGGACGAGATCCACTTCCTGAAGAAGAACCATGAAGACGAGGTATCAGAAATGGTGGCCCAGATCCAAGAGGCTCAAGAAACGGTCAAGGCGCACGACTTTGGCAAACCTGACATCACTGCGGCTCTCCGGGACATCCGTGTGCAGTTAGAAGGTCACGCCACCTCCGACTTTCAGCAGGCCGAGGAGGGCTTCCGTGTCCAGTTCGCAAAGTTAACCAAAGCggcagagagcaacagagaggcgCTGAAGGCGACCCAGCAGGAGATCCAGGAGAATAGAAGGCGCCTGCAGGGGAAAACAATTGAACTGGACTGTGGGAAAGGAATGAGAGAGGCCCTGGAAAAACAACTACAAGAGCTGGAGGAGCGTCACTATGCGGAAATGATTCATTACCAG GACACTATCAGGCAGCTGGAGAATGAGCTGACCAATGCTAAACTAGACATGTCTGGCTACCTGAGAGAGTACCAGGACCTGCTGAATGTCAAAATGGCTTTGGATGTGGAGATTCTCTCTTATAG GAAACTCCTGGAGGGTGAGGAGTCCCGTCTGTACACCATCTCTGACACCCACATCTCCATGCCCTGCATCTACCGCCAGTCCCCCGTCTACACCCTGCCTTGCCTGGCCCGACAGGGAGGGCCCACACGCAGGTCTGAGCCCCAGTACAAGTTTGTTGAGGAGATCATCACTGAGACCACCAGAGACATGGAGATGTCCGAGATCGAGGAGACAGGCTCCGAGGAGACGGTCGGGGGAGAGGGAGACGAGTTGAGACAGAAGCAGGGAGAAGAGAGTGACAAAGctgagaggaggagtggggaaGAGGTGGATGagcagaaagagaaagatagaggtaAAGTGGATGTTGAAGTGGACGCCCCGGAGGAAGAGGGTGAACAGGAGGAAGAGTCTAAGAGACAGCAGATGGTAACATCAGCAGAGGTTGAGGTAAATGGAGATGGAGTTAGCCCTAGCGAGGGTGAaaatggagaggagggagaggatgaaagagaggaggaaaagggGGGTGAGCCAGATGTAATCAAAAAGACAGAGGACATTGACAGAGGTGAAAATACACAAAGTGAAGTCAACTCAGCTGAGGCCACcagtgagggagagaaggaaaaacTGGACACAACAGAGAAGCTAGACAGCGAGATAAAGGAGACATTAGAAAAAGATGACACCCCAAAACATGGCAAATCCCAACCAGAGGTTCCCATGAATGGTGACATCTCAACAGAACCCAAAACATCAGAGTCAGAGGATAGCAAAACAGGAAGTTCAATAAAGGGTGAACCACAGGTCCCCACAGAGGACATCTCCAAAGAACCCAAAAAGGTGTcagaggagagaaaaaaagaaagccCTTTAAAAGAGAAAAAAGAGGTAGATCTGAAAGAGGAGAGTGCCCCAACAGAGCAACATCAAGACAGCCCAAAAGAAAGTCCCATCAAAGagagaaaaaatgtatatctgaCAGAGCAGAGTGCCCCAACACTGGAGCAGAAACCTGATCAGAAGGAGCACAGAGAGTCAGACCAACCTCAAGAGGCAGAGAGTGCTGTGACAACACAAGAAGAGGATCTCCCTGAGCCCACAGAGAAGGACATGGAATCCCCTGATATCACTGCAGAGCTGAAGAGCAGTTCAACCAAGGAGACAGTGGAGCAGGTGAAGTCACCAGATGATTCTAGTGTAGAAATGACACAAGATGAGAAAACAGTAGGAGGTAAAATGCCAGACAGAATTCTAAGCACAACAAGTGAGTGTAAGGAAGAGCCTGTGCAAAAGACACTTAAAAAGGAGGTGGGTCCGACAGAGCCAGAAATGAGCAGCAAGGATGATAGTGTAAAAAGTGTTGTGCAGAAAGAACATAATGGCAGTGAAAAGGTCACAAAAGATGTCTCAATGGGTGAGGAAAAACGGAAAGAATCTGAGACATCCCCTAAACTGGACCCCACTGTGACCCCTAAAGAAGAAACATCCCCTAAACCGTACCCCACTGTGACCCCTAAAGAAGAGACATCCCCTAAACTGGACCCCACTGTGACCCCTAAAGAAGAGACATCCCCAATACCGGACCAAACTGTCACCCCTAAAGAGGAGACATCCCCTAAACCGTACCCCACTGTCACCCCTAAAGAAGAGACATCCCCAATACCGGACCAAACTGTCACCCCTAAAGAAGAAACATCCCCTAAACCGTACCCCACTGTGACCCCTAAAGAAGAAACATCCCCTAAACCGTACCCCACTGTCACCCCTAAAGAAGAAACAACCACAAAACCAGACCAAACTGTCACCGCTAAAGAGGAGACATCCCCACAACAGGAGCCAACCGTCACCCCTAAAGAAGAGACATCCCCTAAACCGGACCCCACTGTTGCCCCTAAAGAGGAGACATCCCCACAACAGGAGCCAACCGTCACCCCTAAAGAAGAGACATCCCCTAAACCGGACCCCACTGTCACCCCTAAAGAGGAGACATCCCCTAAACCGTACCCCACTGTCACCCCTAAAGAAGAGACATCCCCAATACCGGACCAAACTGTCACCCCTAAAGAAGAAACATCCCCTAAACCGTACCCCACTGTGACCCCTAAAGAAGAAACATCCCCTAAACCGTACCCCACTGTGACCCCTAAAGAAGAAACATCCCCTAAACCGTACCCCACTGTCACCCCTAAAGAAGAAACAACCACAAAACCAGACCAAACTGTCACCGCTAAAGAGGAGACATCCCCACAACAGGAGCTAACCGTCACCCCTAAAGAGGAGACATCCCCACAACAGGAGCTAACCGTCACCCCTAAAGAGGAGacatcccctaaaccagaccccacTGTTGCCCCTAAAGAG